In a single window of the Aridibaculum aurantiacum genome:
- a CDS encoding Eco57I restriction-modification methylase domain-containing protein, translated as MIETQYNPDVLSCLANLSNDEVFTPPSLVNEILDLLPPELWKSPNAKFLDPGCKSGVFLREMAKRLMKGLEKKIPNKQERINHIFSKQLYGIAITELTALLCRRSVYCSKTANGKYSICEDFKSEQGNIYFKRIYHTWNDGKCIYCGASQEAYDREDALETHAYNFIHTEEPEKIFDMKFDVIVGNPPYQLGSDGGTRDIPIYNKFVEQAKKLNPRFLCMIIPSRWMASGLGLSEFRKNMLEDKRIRKLVDYPVANEVFAGVEIKGGVCYFLWSRDSKGTCEVISIRGGEVFGPVERNLNEFDVFVRDSRAVEILRKILSFNETSITEILSVDKEFGWTSNFSGFHQKEKKGDVPLYYIKKGKRDIGWIGRSEVTKSIELIDKWKVMIPQAGSDGGKKIPDSVLGKPLIAPSPSVCTQSYLFFFVDTESQAKSIESYLRTRFFRFLVSLRKITQHATRSTYTWVPKQKWSGTWTDEKLYKKYELTQEEITFIEKMITPMSFSLKENNNE; from the coding sequence ATGATAGAAACCCAATACAACCCTGACGTACTATCGTGCTTGGCCAACCTTAGCAATGATGAAGTGTTTACGCCACCATCGTTGGTCAACGAGATTTTAGATTTGTTGCCGCCAGAACTTTGGAAAAGCCCAAATGCAAAGTTTTTAGACCCCGGTTGTAAAAGCGGGGTATTTCTAAGAGAAATGGCAAAGCGGCTGATGAAAGGCTTAGAGAAGAAGATTCCGAACAAACAGGAGCGTATCAACCACATTTTTAGTAAACAACTTTACGGAATTGCGATAACAGAATTAACCGCTCTGCTTTGCCGGCGAAGCGTGTATTGCTCTAAAACTGCCAATGGCAAATACTCCATTTGTGAAGATTTTAAAAGTGAGCAAGGCAACATTTATTTTAAAAGAATATATCACACATGGAATGATGGCAAATGCATTTACTGTGGTGCAAGTCAGGAAGCGTATGACAGAGAGGATGCGCTTGAAACCCATGCTTATAATTTCATCCATACAGAAGAACCTGAAAAAATATTCGATATGAAGTTCGATGTGATAGTAGGAAACCCACCTTATCAATTAGGCTCAGATGGAGGTACACGAGATATTCCTATCTACAACAAGTTTGTTGAGCAAGCTAAAAAATTAAACCCACGGTTTCTTTGTATGATTATCCCATCTCGGTGGATGGCGAGTGGTCTTGGTCTTTCAGAGTTTCGTAAAAATATGCTTGAAGACAAAAGGATAAGGAAACTTGTAGATTACCCTGTCGCTAATGAGGTTTTCGCAGGAGTGGAAATCAAGGGTGGAGTGTGCTACTTTCTATGGAGTAGAGACAGTAAAGGAACTTGCGAAGTCATCAGTATTCGAGGTGGCGAAGTCTTTGGTCCTGTTGAAAGAAACCTGAATGAGTTTGATGTATTTGTAAGAGATAGTCGTGCTGTTGAGATTTTAAGAAAGATTCTTTCTTTTAATGAAACGTCGATTACGGAAATACTTTCTGTTGATAAAGAATTTGGATGGACTTCAAACTTTTCTGGTTTCCATCAAAAAGAGAAGAAAGGCGATGTTCCCTTGTACTACATCAAGAAAGGTAAACGAGATATAGGGTGGATTGGACGTAGTGAAGTGACAAAAAGCATTGAACTTATTGATAAATGGAAAGTGATGATTCCACAAGCAGGTTCCGATGGAGGAAAGAAAATCCCAGATTCTGTTTTAGGCAAACCTCTAATTGCACCTTCGCCTTCAGTTTGCACCCAATCTTACTTATTTTTCTTTGTTGACACAGAAAGTCAAGCGAAAAGCATCGAAAGTTACTTGCGTACCCGATTTTTCCGTTTTTTAGTTTCTCTTCGGAAAATAACACAACACGCTACACGGTCAACGTATACTTGGGTGCCCAAACAGAAATGGTCAGGTACTTGGACAGATGAAAAACTCTATAAGAAATACGAA
- a CDS encoding RecQ family ATP-dependent DNA helicase yields MKSIAFFDLETGENTQAINDIGCVRSDGAVYHGKSVHELEKFLSAVDFIAGHNIIQHDLPVLQKQTTASFLKQPKAIDTLFLSPLLFPQRPYHNLLKDDKLQVDELNNPVNDAIKSRNLFYDEINAFKNLHPALQVILFNLTKGKRAFKYFYEYVEYNESLGPGELADQILARFDGKICTSIDLQPLIQANPVAIAYALALINVNDKYSITPPWVAHTIPATEQMLYVLRGRQCVEGCNYCKEALNPYKALYRHFGYEQFRSYGGEPLQENAVKAAISGKSLLAIFPTGGGKSITFQVPALMDGENTKGLTVVISPLQSLMKDQVDNLEKRGITDAVAINGLLDPIEKSKAIERVQEGSAHLLYISPESLRSVVIERLLLGRKIARFVIDEAHCFSSWGQDFRVDYLYIGDFIKNLQEKKGLTEKIQVSCFTATAKQKVIEDILTYFKEKLNLHLEVFRSDASRTNLHYKVYNQDDDEGKYGELRRLLETKPCPTIVYVSRTRRANKLADRLVKDGFNALAYHGKMDKDDKTQHQNAFISGDVSIMVATSAFGMGVDKDDVGMVIHYDISDSLENYVQEAGRAGRNESLTADCYVLFNEEDLNKHFVLLNQTKLDLKEINQVWRAIKDLTKTKLSVSHSALEIARKAGWDENINDIETRVTAAIAALEDARYLKRGQNNPQVFASSILSKTAQEAIDKINGSPKFNERQRGHAVRIIKKLFSSKSKRLATEEDAESRVDYIADHLGIVKNEVLQVIQLLRDEKILAQTKDLTAFIKKGDNSNRSLQIVFKYRQLEAFLLSALSQEEKVYNIKELNEHAVEAGCNDATPNKLTTILNFWKIRNWVRKQNADLSKNHSKLVLLQPQHELENKMTRRHQLCQLIVEYLYNKAVEGSSDTANEVLIEFSIGELKEEIERSVGMFAMNADNEEIEDTLFYLSRIEAIKIEGGFMVLYNRLRIERLEANNKIKYKQEDYQKLASFYQNKIQQIHIVGEYANKMVRNYKEALLFVDDYFRLNYDSFLRKYFPGSRQDEIKRTLTPTKFAQLFGALSPAQLEIIKDSANQHIVVAAGPGSGKTRVLVHKLASLLLAEDVKHEQLLMLTFSRAAATEFKKRLLELIGNAANFIEIRTFHSYCFDLLGKVGSLSHSETILEMAVSKIKAGDVEPGRITKAVLVVDEAQDMNANECALVKALMEHNDGMRVLLVGDDDQNIYEFRGADSQYMASLVTTHRAKLYELVANYRSKANIVALANQWSGKITNRLKQTPIMPEAAANGQVTITRYDTNNLVVPLVNSLQQTDLSGSTCILTKTNDEAVQVAGLLNRNGFKTKLIQTNDGFNLYDLKELRYFSELVQQNDSATVEDEIWESAKRSLKQEFAGSSKLDWCQVIIADFEAVNPYRKYKSDWKTFLCESKFEDFIRITSETIFVSTIHKAKGREFDNVFLLLSNTDVTTDEAKRQVYVAMTRAKNNLHIHYNGTYLEGIVEDAVVHQQDNNNYLPPDRIALLLNHRDVYLGYFEYVQHRLQHVQSGNRLLVAEEGLTKENGELVLRFSKDCEQKLARLKSKGYYIEEARTNFVVIWKNQDSGKELQIILPEITFKTGMYK; encoded by the coding sequence ATGAAGTCGATCGCTTTTTTTGATCTTGAAACGGGAGAGAATACGCAAGCCATCAATGATATAGGGTGCGTCAGGAGTGACGGCGCAGTATATCATGGTAAATCTGTTCACGAGCTTGAAAAATTCTTATCTGCAGTTGATTTTATTGCCGGTCATAATATTATTCAGCACGATTTACCTGTTCTTCAAAAACAAACCACAGCAAGCTTCTTAAAGCAGCCAAAAGCAATAGACACTTTATTTCTGTCGCCGCTGTTATTTCCCCAAAGGCCTTACCATAATTTGTTGAAAGACGACAAGCTGCAGGTAGACGAACTGAATAATCCTGTTAACGATGCAATTAAATCCAGGAACTTATTCTACGATGAAATCAATGCTTTCAAAAACCTTCACCCTGCTTTACAAGTTATACTGTTCAATCTTACAAAGGGAAAGCGTGCATTCAAATACTTCTACGAATATGTAGAATACAACGAAAGCTTAGGACCAGGTGAATTGGCTGATCAAATACTTGCAAGGTTTGATGGTAAGATTTGTACATCTATAGATCTTCAACCACTCATCCAGGCTAATCCAGTTGCTATAGCATATGCATTGGCTTTAATCAATGTCAACGACAAGTATTCGATCACTCCACCTTGGGTGGCGCACACTATTCCTGCCACTGAGCAAATGCTTTATGTACTCCGAGGCAGGCAATGTGTAGAAGGATGCAATTATTGCAAAGAAGCACTCAATCCATACAAGGCATTGTACAGGCACTTCGGTTACGAACAATTCAGATCGTATGGTGGTGAACCGCTGCAGGAAAATGCAGTCAAAGCAGCCATTTCAGGGAAATCTTTACTAGCTATCTTTCCCACCGGGGGTGGTAAATCCATCACCTTCCAGGTGCCTGCATTGATGGATGGCGAGAACACGAAAGGATTAACCGTTGTCATTTCACCGCTGCAGTCGCTGATGAAAGACCAGGTAGATAACCTGGAGAAGCGAGGTATAACAGATGCTGTTGCTATCAATGGTTTATTGGATCCCATTGAAAAAAGCAAAGCAATTGAAAGGGTGCAGGAGGGTAGTGCACATCTGCTGTATATTTCGCCTGAGTCATTAAGATCTGTTGTTATTGAACGCTTATTATTAGGTAGGAAAATCGCAAGATTTGTAATAGATGAAGCCCACTGCTTTTCATCATGGGGGCAAGACTTTAGGGTTGACTATTTATACATTGGCGACTTCATCAAAAACCTGCAGGAGAAAAAAGGCTTAACAGAAAAAATTCAGGTTTCTTGTTTTACGGCTACAGCCAAGCAAAAGGTGATAGAGGATATCCTCACGTATTTTAAAGAAAAGCTTAATCTACATCTTGAAGTATTTAGGTCAGATGCTTCCAGGACTAATCTTCATTATAAAGTATACAATCAGGATGATGATGAAGGGAAGTATGGTGAACTACGGAGATTACTGGAAACAAAGCCATGTCCTACAATTGTATATGTATCCAGGACGAGGCGTGCCAACAAACTAGCAGACCGATTAGTAAAAGATGGCTTTAATGCCCTGGCTTATCACGGTAAAATGGATAAGGATGATAAAACGCAACATCAGAATGCTTTTATTTCAGGCGACGTCAGCATCATGGTGGCCACCTCCGCATTTGGTATGGGTGTAGATAAAGATGATGTGGGAATGGTCATCCATTACGATATCTCTGATTCTTTGGAAAATTATGTGCAGGAGGCAGGCCGTGCCGGCAGAAACGAAAGTCTTACTGCCGATTGTTATGTCCTGTTCAACGAAGAAGACCTGAACAAGCACTTCGTATTGCTCAACCAAACAAAGCTCGATCTGAAAGAGATCAACCAGGTTTGGAGAGCCATAAAGGATCTGACCAAAACCAAATTGTCCGTATCTCATTCTGCATTAGAAATTGCTCGCAAAGCTGGATGGGATGAAAATATAAACGATATAGAAACCCGGGTAACAGCTGCCATTGCTGCCCTGGAAGATGCTAGATATCTAAAGCGAGGCCAAAACAATCCACAGGTTTTCGCAAGTAGCATCTTATCTAAAACAGCCCAGGAGGCGATAGACAAAATTAATGGTTCACCTAAGTTCAATGAACGGCAGCGTGGCCATGCAGTACGCATTATCAAAAAACTATTTTCCAGCAAGAGTAAGAGATTGGCTACTGAGGAAGATGCAGAATCAAGAGTGGATTATATAGCCGATCATCTTGGTATTGTAAAAAATGAAGTGCTGCAGGTTATTCAATTACTACGAGACGAAAAAATACTGGCGCAGACGAAAGACCTTACTGCATTTATCAAGAAAGGAGATAATAGCAACAGGTCATTGCAGATCGTTTTTAAATATCGTCAGTTAGAGGCATTTCTCCTATCTGCACTATCGCAGGAAGAGAAAGTGTACAACATAAAGGAGCTGAATGAACATGCTGTAGAAGCAGGCTGCAACGATGCCACACCCAATAAACTGACTACCATCCTCAATTTTTGGAAGATCAGGAACTGGGTTCGAAAGCAGAATGCTGATCTATCTAAAAATCACAGTAAGCTGGTTTTATTGCAGCCACAACACGAGCTGGAGAATAAGATGACCCGACGGCACCAGCTTTGCCAGCTTATAGTAGAATACCTGTATAATAAAGCGGTTGAAGGCTCCTCCGACACAGCCAATGAAGTATTGATAGAGTTTTCGATTGGAGAGCTAAAAGAGGAGATAGAACGATCGGTAGGCATGTTCGCTATGAATGCGGATAATGAAGAGATAGAAGACACCCTATTTTACCTGTCGAGGATAGAAGCCATCAAAATAGAAGGTGGCTTTATGGTATTGTACAATCGTCTTCGAATTGAGCGACTGGAAGCAAACAACAAAATCAAATACAAGCAGGAAGATTATCAAAAGCTGGCGTCCTTTTACCAAAATAAAATACAGCAGATACACATAGTAGGGGAGTATGCCAATAAGATGGTGCGGAATTATAAAGAAGCCTTATTGTTTGTGGACGATTACTTCAGGCTCAACTACGATTCCTTCCTGCGTAAATATTTCCCGGGCAGCCGGCAGGACGAGATAAAGCGAACACTTACCCCGACCAAGTTTGCACAACTGTTTGGCGCACTTTCACCGGCTCAGCTCGAAATCATTAAAGACTCCGCCAACCAGCACATCGTAGTAGCAGCAGGGCCGGGTAGTGGCAAAACAAGGGTGTTGGTGCACAAACTCGCTTCTTTGCTGCTGGCCGAAGATGTAAAGCACGAGCAGTTGCTGATGCTAACGTTCTCAAGGGCTGCCGCTACCGAGTTTAAGAAGCGTTTGCTGGAACTGATCGGCAATGCTGCCAATTTTATAGAGATCAGAACCTTTCACTCTTACTGCTTTGATTTGCTGGGTAAAGTGGGCAGCCTATCGCATTCAGAAACTATACTGGAGATGGCTGTCAGCAAGATTAAGGCGGGTGATGTGGAACCGGGCAGGATTACAAAAGCAGTATTGGTAGTAGATGAGGCACAGGACATGAATGCCAATGAGTGTGCCCTGGTAAAGGCATTGATGGAGCACAACGACGGCATGCGGGTGTTACTGGTAGGAGATGATGATCAGAATATTTATGAGTTTAGGGGTGCAGATTCACAATACATGGCTTCGTTGGTTACTACGCATCGTGCTAAGTTGTACGAGCTGGTAGCCAACTACCGCAGCAAGGCCAATATCGTTGCACTGGCTAATCAATGGTCAGGTAAAATAACCAACAGGCTAAAACAAACGCCGATTATGCCCGAAGCTGCAGCCAATGGCCAGGTAACTATAACAAGGTATGATACAAACAACCTGGTAGTACCACTGGTAAATAGTTTGCAGCAAACCGACCTGTCTGGCTCTACCTGTATATTGACAAAAACGAATGACGAGGCAGTACAAGTGGCGGGGTTGCTCAACAGGAATGGTTTTAAAACGAAATTGATACAAACCAATGATGGATTTAACTTGTACGACCTAAAGGAGCTCCGGTACTTTAGTGAGCTTGTTCAGCAGAATGATTCTGCTACAGTAGAAGACGAGATTTGGGAAAGTGCCAAGCGATCTTTAAAACAGGAATTTGCCGGCAGCAGTAAGTTAGACTGGTGCCAAGTTATCATTGCCGATTTTGAAGCAGTAAACCCATACCGGAAGTATAAGAGTGATTGGAAAACATTCTTATGTGAATCAAAGTTTGAAGACTTCATCCGCATAACCAGCGAAACCATCTTTGTTTCTACCATTCATAAAGCTAAGGGCCGAGAGTTCGACAACGTTTTCCTCCTATTGAGTAATACCGATGTAACAACAGACGAAGCCAAACGGCAGGTATATGTTGCTATGACCAGGGCCAAAAACAACCTGCATATACATTATAACGGAACTTACCTGGAGGGTATAGTGGAAGACGCAGTTGTGCATCAACAGGATAACAACAACTATCTGCCCCCGGACAGGATTGCACTGCTTCTTAATCACAGGGATGTATACCTTGGATATTTTGAATATGTGCAGCATCGTCTGCAACATGTTCAAAGTGGTAACCGTTTGTTGGTGGCAGAAGAAGGTTTAACGAAAGAAAACGGTGAGCTTGTCTTAAGATTCTCTAAAGACTGTGAACAAAAGCTGGCTCGTTTAAAGAGTAAGGGGTATTATATTGAAGAAGCAAGGACAAACTTTGTAGTGATTTGGAAGAATCAGGATAGTGGAAAAGAGTTGCAGATTATCTTGCCGGAAATAACATTTAAAACTGGGATGTATAAGTGA